The following are encoded in a window of Pagrus major chromosome 14, Pma_NU_1.0 genomic DNA:
- the tmem168a gene encoding transmembrane protein 168-A, whose product MAREEEEEGLTADGPKEVDMFTSVRCLGYLSSVNLLVAVCVGMYVRWEVTSEPMILVIFILGLFVLGIASILHYYFAMEKASLSLFHLWFGFLLGLLCFLNSPALDANVKELVANYLLLASVIMKAVWAVTERICSSIRYKPTLLTSTELLELLGFGIASTTMLLHKSVAIIGLVVALGALIVDLRMKSLLALPNLATFALVTSLVFFHALGIAANPYALSCYLGRLLCEPVLDVYFSGLGATERWIPVLSMGKVWRRLSLLPLSLTELAFFVLAALKLGHLELWYLVIPGFCLFGLFWSICHIIVLITIWGFHTKLSECQKAWRAQRSSSRSLEQVMASRGIRHFCLISERLVFFSILSTVILGAVSWQPSNGLFLSALLVVLPLESLAHGLFHELGSCLGGTCVGYALVIPTAYCSADGQPVLLPPEQVQQLNMRSTGMLNNVQRLFSHHMIQTFGCDYSTSGVSLEALQTKLRNFLELRTEDGPRHDTYLIFYSGHTHKGTGAWALAGGESLHLGHLLELWKEKNTSHCSRLILVLDTENSLPWVKEVRRMEGVYIAVQGAELSTTGVDPEAGDIPILGDFTSEWVEFNCNPDSDTQWSEKGRSVMAMYGVSKRWSDYTLHLPTGSDVAKHWKTHFPKATYPMVHLSNWCCGLNLFWLCSVCLRCFRRCKLAWFPPAVLDTGQGIKLVHS is encoded by the exons ATGGCtcgagaggaagaagaagaggggctGACAGCCGATGGACCCAAAGAGGTGGACATGTTTACATCAGTGCGTTGTCTGGGTTACCTGTCCAGCGTCAACCTCCTCGTGGCGGTGTGCGTTGGCATGTACGTACGCTGGGAGGTGACAAGTGAACCAATGATCCTGGTCATCTTCATCCTGGGCCTCTTTGTCCTGGGAATAGCCAGCATCCTCCATTACTACTTCGCCATGGAGAAAGCAAGTCTCAGCTTGTTCCATTTGTGGTTCGGTTTTCTGCTCGGTCTTCTGTGCTTCCTCAACAGCCCCGCCTTGGATGCAAACGTCAAGGAACTGGTCGCCAACTATCTCCTCTTAGCCAGCGTCATCATGAAAGCAGTATGGGCTGTAACCGAGCGAATATGCAGCTCCATCCGTTACAAACCCACCTTGCTAACGTCAACTGAGCTGCTGGAGCTCCTGGGATTTGGCATTGCCAGCACAACCATGCTTCTTCACAAGTCAGTGGCCATAATAGGCTTGGTGGTGGCACTTGGGGCTCTCATCGTGGACCTGAGGATGAAGTCTCTCCTGGCTTTGCCCAACCTGGCCACTTTTGCCTTGGTTACCTCacttgtgtttttccatgcCTTAGGCATTGCAGCAAACCCTTATGCATTAAGCTGCTACCTGGGCAGGCTGCTGTGCGAGCCCGTCTTGGATGTGTACTTCAGTGGGCTGGGGGCCACCGAGCGCTGGATACCAGTCCTCTCCATGGGGAAGGTGTGGAGGAGGCTGTCCCTGCTGCCTCTGAGTCTGACCGAGCTGGCCTTCTTTGTCCTGGCTGCCTTAAAG CTTGGCCACTTGGAGCTGTGGTATCTGGTGATCCCGGGCTTCTGCCTGTTTGGCCTTTTCTGGTCAATCTGCCACATAATTGTGCTGATCACAATATGGGGCTTTCACACAAAGCTGAGCGAGTGTCAGAAGGCGTGGCGGGCCCAGCGATCCAGTAGCCGGAGTCTCGAGCAAGTTATGGCCTCCAGGGGCATCAGACACTTCTGCCTCATTTCAGAACGCCTGGTGTTCTTCAGTATACTGTCGACGGTCATACTGGGAGCCGTGTCCTGGCAG CCCTCAAACGGTCTCTTTCTCAGCgctctgctggtggtgctgcctCTGGAGTCCCTGGCCCACGGCTTGTTCCACGAGCTGGGCAGCTGCCTGGGGGGAACCTGTGTCGGCTACGCCCTGGTGATACCTACTGCCTACTGCAG CGCTGATGGCCAGCCCGTTCTCCTACCACCTGAGCAGGTACAACAGCTGAACATGCGCTCTACAGGTATGCTGAACAACGTGCAGCGCCTCTTCTCCCACCACATGATCCAGACGTTCGGCTGCGACTACTCCACCAGTGGTGTTTCGCTGGAGGCCCTGCAGACGAAGCTGCGCAACTTTCTGGAGCTACGCACAGAAGACGGGCCTCGTCACGACACATATCTGATTTTCTACAgcgggcacacacacaaaggcaccGGTGCCTGGGCTCTGGCTG GAGGTGAGAGCCTCCACCTTGGCCACTTGCTGGAGTTGTGGAAGGAGAAGAACACCAGCCACTGCTCCCGTCTCATTCTCGTCCTCGACACCGAAAACTCCCTCCCCTGGGTGAAGGAGGTGCGCAGGATGGAGGGCGTCTACATAGCCGTGCAGGGCGCTGAGCTGTCCACTACCGGGGTGGACCCCGAGGCTGGAGACATCCCCATCCTCGGGGACTTCACCTCCGAGTGGGTGGAGTTCAACTGCAACCCAGACAGCGACACCCAGTGGTCAGAGAAAGGGAGGAGCGTGATGGCCATGTACGGCGTCTCCAAACGCTGGAGCGACTACACGCTTCATCTGCCCACCGGAAGCGACGTGGCCAAGCACTGGAAGACCCACTTTCCCAAGGCGACATATCCCATGGTGCACCTCTCCAACTGGTGCTGCGGCCTCAACCTGTTCTGGTTATGTAGCGTGTGTCTGCGCTGCTTCAGGAGGTGTAAACTGGCTTGGTTCCCGCCAGCTGTACTGGACACCGGGCAGGGAATTAAACTGGTGCACTCGtag